In Sorghum bicolor cultivar BTx623 chromosome 10, Sorghum_bicolor_NCBIv3, whole genome shotgun sequence, one genomic interval encodes:
- the LOC8061639 gene encoding structural maintenance of chromosomes protein 5 produces the protein MAAPRAAKRPKFASGEAPPQRGEDDYVPGNIVEIELFNFMTYDHLVCCPGPRLNLVVGPNGSGKSSLVCAIALGLAGDPNILGRASSVGAFVKRGEVAGHVKISLRGETPDDKICVTRKIDTKNKSEWLLNGATVPKKEVIDVIKKFNIQVNNLTQFLPQDRVSEFAKLSPIQLLDETEKAVGDPDLPVQHRQLVERSKELKALEVAITQKEKTLNNLKALNAEQEKDVERVRLRDNLLRKAQLMKKKLPWLKFDMMRKEFVEVIQEKENTAKQEMEEAARVWEDSKGPIDKLKKHKATHTSNIKKISSQINENMDKRQKVMDHDLRLNAELKATFDEIDDLKKQEKSRQQRILKTKEDLAAAEKDLEDLQPYELPKAEMTQLRDQIARINVEIKNLKAERDAMESQLAREEESMRRCSDRLKEMESKNSKLLQALRSAGADKIIEAYHWVQANKKNFREEVYGPVLLEVNVQDKLHATYLEDHVPNYIWKSFITLDASDRDYIVRETKQYGIPVLNYLVREGTKRRPLNITPEMRQLGIYSRLDQVFQAPDTVKDVLISQAGLDDSYIGTDETHRRADEVSKLGICDFWTPDNHYRWSKSRYSGYMSAFVDAVRPSRLFKSNLDVSCIEELQLQKENHVKNIEGMREALKTLHRKQRQLEDEEAIIHKQKEEIINAMKYHKKTREEIQRRVDMKRQMLRNISREEDVESSTRKLVDQVAKLNDERFHAMIKLKDLLTEAVALKWSHTEKNMASIELDTKIWEMEKDVKKLEKDASQKARNYEDCKRITQEHRRRLSIAKQNAESIAVITKDLKKDFEAMPKTVEELEAAIQDTELEANSMLFLNQNVLQEYQNRQHEIESISNKLKDDKGEHEICCSEIETVKGKWLPTLRTLVSKINDTFSHNFQEMAVAGEVSLDEHGLDFDHYGILIKVKFRQTSQLQVLSSHHQSGGERSVSTILYLVSLQDLTNCPFRVVDEINQGMDPINERKMFQQLVRAASQINTPQCFLLTPKLLPDLEYSDACTVLNIMNGPWIEEPAKAWSSGDCWRTVVSASGH, from the exons ATGGCGGCCCCGCGCGCCGCCAAGCGCCCCAAGTTCGCCTCCGGCGAGGCGCCGCCCCAGCGAGGGGAGGACGACTACGTGCCGGGGAACATCGTGGAGATCGAGCTCTTCAACTTCATGACCTACGACCACCTCGTCTGCTGCCCCGGCCCGCGTCTCAACCTCGTCGTCGGTCCCAATGGGTCCGGCAAGAGCTCGCTCGTCTGCGCCATTGCCCTCGGCCTCGCTGGAGACCCCAAC ATTCTCGGGAGGGCGTCCAGCGTCGGTGCATTCGTCAAGAGAGGTGAGGTTGCCGGGCACGTCAAGATATCCCTTCGCGGGGAAACACCTGACGACAAGATCTGCGTTACTAGGAAGATTGATACGAAGAACAAGTCCGAGTGGCTCCTCAATG GCGCGACTGTccctaaaaaggaagttattgaTGTGATTAAGAAATTCAATATTCAAGTTAACAACTTAACTCAG TTCTTGCCACAAGACCGGGTATCTGAGTTTGCAAAGCTAAGTCCCATTCAACTTCTAGATGAGACTGAAAAGGCTGTTGGTGATCCTGATTTACCTGTTCAGCATCGTCAACTTGTAGAGAGAAGTAAGGAACTGAAAGCGCTTGAAGTG GCTATAACGCAAAAAGAAAAGACTTTGAATAATCTAAAGGCCCTCAATGCCGAACAAGAAAAAGATGTTGAACGTGTTCGACTAAGAGATAATCTCCTTAGAAAG GCTCAATTAATGAAAAAGAAGCTGCCATGGCTGAAATTTGACATGATGAGGAAggagtttgtagaggtcatacaAGAGAAGGAGAACACTGCAAAGCAAGAAATGGAAGAAGCAGCCAGAGTCTGGGAAGATTCAAAAGGCCCTATTGA CAAACTCAAGAAACACAAGGCAACTCATACTTCAAATATAAAGAAGATAAGCAGCCAAATAAATGAAAACATGGACAAACGTCAGAAAGTTATGGACCATGATTTAAGGCTG AATGCAGAACTGAAAGCTACATTTGATGAAATTGATGACCTCAAAAAACAAGAAAAATCTCGCCAGCAAAGGATCCTGAAAACTAAGGAAGATCTCGCTGCTGCTGAAAAGGATCTTGAAGATCTACAGCCGTATGAACTTCCTAAAGCTGAAATG ACACAGCTAAGAGACCAAATTGCACGAATAAATGTTGAGATAAAAAATCTAAAAGCGGAAAGGGATGCCATGGAGTCTCAGTTAGCTCGAGAGGAAGAAAGCATGAGGAGATGTTCTGATAG GCTGAAGGAAATGGAAAGCAAGAACAGTAAACTACTCCAAGCATTACGAAGTGCTGGTGCTGATAAAATCATTGAAGCATACCACTGGGTTCAAGCTAACAAAAAGAATTTCAGGGAAGAAGTCTACGGGCCTGTTCTCCTTGAG GTAAATGTTCAGGATAAACTTCACGCCACTTACTTGGAAGACCATGTTCCAAACTATATATGGAAG TCATTCATCACTCTGGATGCTTCCGACCGTGACTACATTGTTAGAGAAACGAAGCAGTATGGCATCCCTGTTCTGAACTACTTGGTGCGTGAAGGCACAAAGAGACGGCCATTAAACATCACTCCAGAG ATGAGGCAACTTGGGATCTACTCCCGTCTTGATCAAGTATTTCAAGCCCCTGACACtgtaaaagatgttttgattagTCAGGCGGGTTTGGATGATTCG TACATTGGTACAGATGAAACTCATCGCAGAGCAGATGAGGTATCAAAGCTAGGCATCTGTGACTTTTGGACTCCGGATAACCATTATCGATGGTCAAAATCAAGATATAGCGGTTATATGTCAGCATTTGTAGATGCAGTCCGTCCTTCTCGGCTCTTCAAGAGCA ATCTGGATGTAAGCTGCATTGAAGAGCTTCAACTTCAGAAAGAAAACCATGTAAAGAATATTGAAGGAATGCGTGAGGCTTTAAAAACACTTCATAGAAAACAGAGGCAGTTAGAAGACGAAGAGGCAATTATACACAAGCAGAAG GAAGAAATTATTAATGCTATGAAGTACCATAAGAAGACTCGGGAAGAGATACAAAGGCGTGTTG ACATGAAAAGGCAAATGCTGAGGAACATATCCAGAGAAGAAGATGTAGAATCCAGCACAAGAAAGCTTGTTGATCAGGTTGCTAAGTTAAATGATGAGAGGTTTCATGCAATGATAAAACTTAAG GATTTGCTTACTGAAGCTGTTGCTCTCAAATGGAGTCACACAGAAAAGAACATGGCTTCAATTGAGCTCGATACAAAG ATATGGGAGATGGAAAAGGATGTGAAAAAACTTGAAAAGGACGCTAGTCAGAAGGCTAGAAACTACGAAGATT GTAAAAGAATCACTCAGGAGCATAGGCGGAGGCTGTCTATTGCGAAACAGAATGCAGAGTCGATAGCCGTGATTACTAAAGACCTTAAAAAAGATTTTGAAGCG ATGCCCAAAACTGTAGAAGAACTGGAAGCTGCAATACAAGATACTGAATTAGAGGCAAATTCTATGCTATTTCTTAACCAAAATGTTTTGCAGGAGTATCAAAACCGGCAACATGAG ATAGAATCAATCTCAAATAAACTTAAGGATGATAAGGGTGAACATGAGATATGCTGTTCTGAAATCGAAACAGTAAAG GGTAAATGGCTCCCAACTCTGCGGACTCTTGTTTCAAAAATAAATGACACATTCAGTCATAACTTTCAAGAAATGGCAGTTGCTGGAGAAGTTTCACTGG ATGAGCACGGTCTTGATTTTGATCACTATGGTATTCTTATAAAGGTGAAATTTAG GCAAACTAGTCAGCTGCAGGTGTTAAGCTCTCATCACCAATCTGGAGGG GAGCGATCAGTATCGACCATCTTGTATCTTGtgtcacttcaagatcttaccaACTGCCCCTTTCGGGTTGTTGATGAGATAAATCAAG GAATGGACCCCATAAACGAGAGGAAAATGTTTCAGCAGCTTGTTAGAGCTGCCAGCCAAATTAACACGCCACA GTGCTTCCTTCTGACGCCCAAGCTTCTACCTGATCTGGAGTACAGCGATGCCTGCACCGTTCTCAACATTATGAACGGCCCATGGATTGAGGAGCCAGCAAAAG CTTGGAGCTCCGGGGATTGTTGGAGGACAGTGGTCAGCGCTTCTGGGCACTGA